Below is a genomic region from Leishmania mexicana MHOM/GT/2001/U1103 complete genome, chromosome 20.
GTCTGCTCCCAAATCTCAGGCCCCGTGGTTTCCTCGTGTATGAGGGCGTTGTACTTGGTTGCGAACTGATCTGCCAAGACGGCGTTGGGGTTCGCGGCGACGATTTTCTTGGCCATGGCCACGGCACCCTTCATGCCGAGAGCGGCAGGCGTGAGGATTACCTCGGCGCCGAAGATACgcagcaggcagcggcgctcgagAGACATGGATTCGGGCATCGTAATGATGACCTTATAGCCACGAATCACACCCAAGTGCGCAAGCGACACGCCCGTGTTTCCACTGGACGACTCGACCACGATAGACTTGCCAGGGATCAGCTtgccctccgcctcggcTTTATCGTAGATGGAGAAGCCGAGGCGATCCTTCACGGACGCCATCGGGTTCTCGCACTCCATCTTGAGCACAATCTTTGCCTTGGTGTTGTTCAGCTTGTTTAGGTACAACGCCGGTGTCTGGCCAATCAGCTGATCGATGGACTGCGCCACATTTTTCGTCTTGTCGAACGGTGCCGCcatttcttttgttttcctcttCTTCGAGCGACTCTGTgtccctgtgcgtgtgtggggagggaagggaggggggaggtgcggGGTATCCAGCTATCACGTGAATAGAGgagcagagagaggcggtTGTATGTGAACGCGTGTGGTTGGTTCGAATGCTCCTTTGGATGATGGGATCAcgtgaagagggaggggtgagggtgcTGGGAAGAGAGCACCATGCGCGGAGACGACAAAGGCGACAAAACAGGATAAAGTCAGTCAGGGAATCTCGAGGACATGAGGAACGCAGTTCATGGCCACGGTGGCAGCGGGGATTGATGCGCAGCCAAGAGCAAAGCTGGACACACTTCAAGGATGATTGGAAAGATATCGTGTGGGCGGCGTTGTACAGGAACAACCTCGATGCAGCGGGGCATCCGTCTCTCCTACCTTTCACGCGACTCATCCGCCAATGTAAAGCTGatggaggggaaggggggaagagaaaTCAGCGCTCGGGGTAGTGGAGGCTGCAGGCGGCTCCGTCCCCGAGGTGCGTAAGTTTCTTTTTCGCGTTGCTCTTTCTTCTGTGTAGCTGTGTGGAGCACGCTGCATTGTATCGCAGCTATCTAGTCAGCGAAAACGAACAACCCAGCACCTGTAGTAAAGGGGGAGAGCAATGGCACGGCTCAAAGCGGGAGCTcgtccgtcgccgccagctgcacgcCACGCTGCATCGCGGCAAAACGCTCCTGTGCAAGCTTCATCACTTTCGGGAACTGCTTCAGGTGAAGCCTGATCTTCCGTGGAGTCGGCCAGTGGGCCCACACACAGTTGCGCTTGTTGCCACGGAAGATGATCTCCATTAGGTGGCAAGTGGCACAATAAGGACACTCAGAGCTGGCGTGTTTCGCCGGGTCAGCGTAGCGCGCGTGGTACTGCGACATGCAAGCGATATGTCCACTTGCCGTTCTCATCGGAATCCCGTGACGGGTCTGAGTGACGCCAGTGAAGgggcgtgcgccgccgctggttCGCTGTGCGGTCTTGAGAATAGAACGGAACGGAGGCGCCACTACCGGTGctgcctgcgtgcggcgAGTTGGCGACTCTTCTTCGGCCGATGCGCACACGGTGCGAGTCGGAGTGCATGTTACACCTAGCAGCTCGCCgagctgcacctccgcatCATCGTCAACCCGTTTCTCATCTGCGGGTTGTGACTGCTGCTCGTCCCTCAGCACACTCTCACTGGAAGCCGCCGGTGCTCCAGGCACGTGTAAAACCCCGACCGGCTCCGGGTACAGTGGCGTAAGGTCACGGCAGGTCGCAAACTGAAACGGCACGGCGGCACTCGCGTGTCTAACCAATGTGTCGAGCGTTGTCAGCTCAAGCGTATCtgcggaggaagaggaaacTGCAGACACAGGAAGCTCTTGCACAGCAGAACGCAACGCCTCCGTTGCCACACTATCCAAGCAGTCGCACAGCGTCAGCACGCCGTCCACGGCGACCTGCCGCATCTCGGGTGCGAGGCGCTCCCACCGATGTACAATGATGCGCCACGAAAGCAGGTCCATGAGCACCTGAAGAGACGGAAAGCAGCCGTAGTAGAAGCGAATTATACGCCGTTCCTCCAGCGTGCGCAGGTTAGGACGGAGGCAAGCTGCCAGTTGTGCCAGTCGTTCGTCCTCGGGTGTCCAGAGTGTCAAGCGAATGGCTGCCTCGGCCAGTGCAAGAAACGCCAGCATGTCCGCTGAAGCCTGCGGCATGGGAAAGTCCTCCTGGGCAGCATGGCGGAGAGCGGCTGGTGAGTTAGCAGACGCCGTCTGGCTTTTGAGAGACGCGGCGAGCTGCTGTGCGAGCCCGTCGGCGAGTGCGTTGCCAGAGTCGCTGACGCCGTCTTCCGCCTTGGCCCTCTTTGCtggtggccgctgctgcccttggGAGGAAGAAGCTGGTGGCTGACTCTCCGCATACTTTGCCTTCGCCACCTCCAGCCATTGATAATAGGAAAAACTGTGCGATGTCTCAGATGGGACAAGCAGGccgtcgcgccgctgctgaagagCACTCATTGCACAGAATTTTTCAAACGTCTTCTCGACGCTCATTGTTgtttgctctctctctttgtgggtgtatgtatgtcagggtgggagaggagagggatgCGCGCGCGAGCGCTTCGTTTTTCTTCGCTTGAGGAGGGAGACGCGGTGGACGGTGCCAACGACaggaacaaaaaaaatgcgccgccgcttctaGTGTGGGGGTGGCATGTTCAAAAAGCATGTGAAGATGGGTCGCTCAGCATGGAGAAGACGTGAGGGGCAGCAGAGAGTATTGGGAGTGCGCAGGGATGCAGCTTTCCTGGACCAGCATAGTGGTCCTCACTGTAATGACCATACATgcaagcacacacgtacacagaaTGCAGTGGGGCATGGGAAAGAGGGCGTATGAGCCACCTCCACCGTAGACCGTAGTCTCTTAATGACGACTCTATGAGAAAAAGCGAGGAACTAAGCACTTCACCAAACCACTGGAGCGTGTTGTTTGGTCTTCGCAGCGGtggaagcgcgcacacacacacctcccccctcccccttctggCGCACCATCGACTATTTTTTTTATTTGTTCataagggggagggagggaggaagtaCTGGAATAAACCACACGATATCCCCAAAACTCCTGCGCGAAAAATAGACTCATCAGAGAAATCATCCGGTTACGCGGACATCGTAGCAGGTGCAACcaagaaaagagagacggGAAGAATTGGGAGAGAGCGTGCGAGCGAGAACGGAAAGCAGAAAACAAAATAAAGGCAAAGGAGCGCACATCTATAGTTTCCGCACagtgacacacacagagactGACCGACCGACCGCCAGCTGCCCTGGGAGGTTGAGAAACACGTGCGCGCGATGCTGAAACCCATCTGTTGTACTCTCAGAAGCAGACACTTTGAAAAAGGCGGTAAAAAGGAGGTGGgggacaacaacaacaaatgAAAGAATAAAAACGATAAAGAGAGCTAGAAAAACGAGAAGGTGCGTGGCGAGCGAATTCGGCGGACGGCCAGGGGTATAAGCCCATccaacacagacacactTGCGGGGCGAGGACACACCTAGCTCTGTATTGTGTCTTGTGGTTTCCTCACGTACTCgaacgtgcgtgtgtgtgtgtgtgtagttCACCTTCCCCGCCCCGTCTCTGCCTCTACGCCTTGTCAAGCGTATCAGTTCTGTACTCACAGCCAACCTCTCTCACATGCgagacgcagcggcgatATTCGGTAAAATGTTTTATACGAAAGACAGAAAAGAGGATACTACGCATCACATGTCATCACTCAGCACAAACAGCGTTCTTGCCTCTCTCCGCAGGTGATTACAGCAGTGGATGCCTTTGGTGTCCGTGTTAAATGCACGTTAGTGCGTCCCCTCTGTCGACACACAGCATCAACATCACCCATCATGCATCCGCAACTCCGCACGCCacagggaggaggggaggggggctaaAGTGAGAAAGGAAAGTCAGACATGAACAGAAGATAAGCGGAAGTACGAGGTCAAACATAAAATGAAAAGAGGGAAGTCGATCACCGGTCGTGCACCCTTTATATGCATCCTCACGGGGTATATGAACATGCctgaggagggaaggggaggtgCAACAACATGCGCTGGCAGCAGAGGAGCCCACAGGAACATGGCTCTCACACCCGAGTGCAAACAAAAAGAGGAACGgagtgggtggtggtggacggaGATGAAGAGACCAGGGGAAGCCCGTGAGTCGCCGCTCGACCAGAAACACACAAATGGAGAGAAGCAGGAGGGAGTACGGCAGTGGCGAGGGAACTCTCGTCAGCATCAAAGCCACAGCAGACGGGGAGGACGGAGTCGGGACAATGTAAAGAgaaacacacaaacacacgcgcgcagagcaAAAAGATGTTCGAGCACACGCAACGTACGAAGTGAACTATTTTATCACAAAGGAAAGCAGGGGTGACGTGTCGGACAGAAGAGAGAGTGCGAAAGAAACGGAAGGTGACCAAACAAGAACGGAAAGAAACGAAACGCTGCGAGAGCGCAGGCAGGGAAATCGCCTCGCACACGACTGCATTGCAATGTAAGCCGTGCCGGATTGTATATGTGGACGCATTCATCCGGCATTTCCCAATGATtgcctgcatgtgtgtgtgtgtgagtgtgaaCGGAGAGCGATATTTCAGACACTGCAAGTACGCCGCTTCTCGGCGTCTCCACACAGCCCTTTCCCTTTCACTTCCCCTTCTCCCATTCCCCCATCCAATGATCTTGTCTCGCCCAATGCCGTTACTGACCCCTCTTTGCCGCAGCAAAAACggagacacgcgcacaaacgAGCCGAAGACAGTAGGACTAGGCCACCCTCCCCCGAATGAGAAGCTGCAAGTGCAACCACCAGCCATTGTAGCACAGCGCTGATACCGTCcacagcagcgaggaggacacgACACCGAACGCCATCCAAGAGAGCACCTCTACGCCTGTGAAGGACTGCGGTAGCATCAAGAAGCAGCCTGCTCCCGCTGGGCCAACTCCACCGTCCACGGCTGAGGTGACCTTGACGGTCGTCACAAACGGATCCGCCGCGGCTGTAGACGAGACTTCGGGCAGTCGCATCCCAAACGTGTAAACGCAGCCGAGTccgccctccaccgcctccacgagCGGATGGAAGTTGTCGCCAGCGCCATCCGAGAGGCTCGCTGTGACGAGCGATACCTGCTGACGCCACAGCACATAGCATGACGGACGCCCAATCGAAATCCACCTCGTCAGCGTGAGATcggaggagagcagcagcatcctgTCAAGGTCTTGGTGCTGCATGTAGACGAGGTACGTGACGCGGCTCACGGCGATGCGGACGCTCTTGATGGTTACGCAACTCGGGACAATGGCATTCAGATCGATGGCCCGCAACTCAGTTGTCGGCCGCCGCTTTGGC
It encodes:
- a CDS encoding putative cysteine synthase — its product is MAAPFDKTKNVAQSIDQLIGQTPALYLNKLNNTKAKIVLKMECENPMASVKDRLGFSIYDKAEAEGKLIPGKSIVVESSSGNTGVSLAHLGVIRGYKVIITMPESMSLERRCLLRIFGAEVILTPAALGMKGAVAMAKKIVAANPNAVLADQFATKYNALIHEETTGPEIWEQTSHNVDCFVAGVGTGGTLTGVARALRKVGSHARIVAVEPTESPVLSGGKPGPHKIQGIGPGFVPDVLDRCLIDEVFCVAGDDAIEMTLKLTRSDGVFCGFSGGANVYAALKIAERPEMEGKTIVTIIPSFGERYLSTALYRSVRDEVSSLPVVDASELQD